Proteins encoded together in one bacterium window:
- a CDS encoding 3-keto-5-aminohexanoate cleavage protein, whose product MASGPEMEPLVIECSLNEQVTKDQNPSVPISREEVVEDALAAAAAGASILHFHARDAETGDLLHPGTEWYRDVMRAIRRENADVLLYPTYGASPTPEERFSHLAALADDPEVRLDFATIDPGAVNYADFDWGGDAKGLGWDYILSVSHKEIEYFFGLAREKAITYSFTVRELGHVRHVLAYRALGWIDDPLFFKITLSENHAWGAPPTVAGLRMLTEGCLPDDVPYRWMTYVEGEGHAALSRFAVEQGGHVRTGVGDNPLFEGERLTNAEQVERVVGYAREIGREIADPAGTRALLSTPPKRREA is encoded by the coding sequence TTGGCGAGCGGGCCGGAGATGGAGCCGCTCGTGATCGAGTGCTCGCTCAACGAGCAGGTGACGAAGGACCAGAACCCGAGCGTGCCGATCTCCCGGGAGGAGGTCGTCGAGGATGCACTGGCGGCCGCCGCGGCCGGCGCCTCCATCCTCCACTTCCACGCGCGCGACGCCGAGACCGGGGATCTGCTCCACCCCGGGACCGAGTGGTATCGGGACGTGATGCGCGCGATCCGGCGCGAGAATGCGGACGTGCTGCTCTATCCGACCTACGGGGCCTCGCCGACGCCCGAGGAGCGCTTCAGCCACCTGGCGGCGCTGGCGGACGACCCCGAGGTCCGTCTCGACTTCGCGACGATCGACCCGGGCGCGGTCAACTACGCGGACTTCGACTGGGGCGGGGACGCGAAGGGGCTCGGCTGGGACTACATCCTCTCGGTCAGCCACAAGGAGATCGAGTACTTCTTCGGCCTCGCCCGCGAGAAGGCGATCACCTACAGCTTCACGGTCCGCGAGCTCGGCCACGTGCGTCACGTCCTCGCCTATCGCGCGCTCGGCTGGATCGACGATCCGCTCTTCTTCAAGATCACGCTCTCGGAGAACCACGCCTGGGGCGCGCCTCCGACGGTGGCCGGTCTCCGGATGCTGACCGAGGGCTGCCTGCCCGACGACGTCCCCTACCGCTGGATGACCTACGTCGAGGGCGAAGGGCACGCGGCGCTGTCGCGCTTCGCGGTCGAGCAGGGCGGTCACGTCCGCACGGGCGTAGGCGACAACCCGCTCTTCGAGGGCGAACGGCTCACGAACGCGGAGCAGGTCGAGCGGGTCGTGGGCTACGCCCGCGAGATCGGACGCGAGATCGCGGACCCGGCCGGGACACGGGCGTTGTTGTCGACCCCGCCGAAGAGGAGGGAAGCATGA
- a CDS encoding nuclear transport factor 2 family protein: MNPFDAARENATDAARANLDLIERFFGLMETMDFEAVGQLFHEDARYRDEPSHAADAVGPAAITAKLYNAISGLNAFPMCVDTVVGGETRVMSRRAEEWHFPTGEVLALPVMCVHEIRDGRIADWHEFWDMQSFTQQLPASWMEEIMKRAQAAG, from the coding sequence ATGAATCCCTTCGACGCCGCGCGCGAGAACGCGACCGACGCCGCCCGAGCCAACCTCGATCTGATCGAGCGCTTCTTCGGCCTGATGGAGACGATGGACTTCGAGGCCGTGGGGCAGCTCTTCCACGAAGACGCGCGCTACCGCGACGAGCCCAGCCATGCCGCCGACGCCGTCGGACCCGCGGCGATCACGGCGAAGCTCTACAACGCGATCTCGGGTCTGAACGCGTTCCCCATGTGCGTCGATACCGTCGTCGGTGGCGAGACCCGCGTCATGTCCCGGCGCGCCGAGGAGTGGCACTTCCCGACCGGCGAAGTCCTGGCGCTCCCGGTCATGTGCGTGCACGAGATCCGCGACGGCCGGATCGCCGACTGGCACGAGTTCTGGGACATGCAGTCCTTCACCCAGCAGCTCCCTGCGAGCTGGATGGAGGAGATCATGAAGCGGGCGCAGGCCGCCGGCTGA
- a CDS encoding MBL fold metallo-hydrolase encodes MIRIPRPTDRPCDGATALTWVPAALWLAALLATGLQTGCTASSQPTERSDLGRAASVDALTVDLDEPGPITFERIVAADWVVDRSGLINLDHPETRRQGVESGPEPIEIFLYVLRHPTQGTWLVDSGVAEVFRQEGRAPQVSALVDAVMGTDALDVHVSTAEWLETQSREPAGVLLTHIHMDHVMGLPDVPESVPVFVGRGETRGRAFLNLFTRGTLDRLIARDAALQELDFEPPSGDDARSILDVFGDGSLFAIHSPGHTPGSTAFLARTPEGPKLLVGDTCHTAWGWANGVEPGSFTADHAANARSLAWLRDLAARHPGIEVHLGHQRLVR; translated from the coding sequence ATGATCCGGATTCCCCGACCGACGGACCGCCCCTGCGATGGCGCGACCGCCCTGACCTGGGTCCCCGCGGCCCTGTGGCTGGCGGCGCTGCTGGCGACCGGGCTCCAGACCGGCTGCACCGCCAGCAGTCAGCCGACCGAGCGCTCCGATCTCGGCCGAGCGGCCTCCGTCGACGCACTCACGGTCGACCTCGACGAGCCGGGCCCGATCACCTTCGAGCGGATCGTGGCCGCGGACTGGGTCGTCGACCGGAGCGGGCTGATCAACCTCGACCATCCCGAGACCCGGCGACAGGGCGTCGAGTCGGGTCCCGAGCCGATCGAGATCTTCCTCTACGTGCTGCGCCACCCGACGCAGGGCACCTGGCTCGTCGACTCGGGGGTCGCCGAGGTCTTCCGACAGGAAGGCCGCGCGCCTCAGGTGAGCGCGCTGGTCGACGCGGTGATGGGGACCGACGCCCTCGACGTGCACGTCTCGACGGCGGAGTGGCTCGAAACGCAGTCGCGCGAGCCGGCCGGCGTGCTGCTCACGCACATCCACATGGACCACGTGATGGGGCTGCCCGACGTGCCCGAGAGCGTTCCGGTCTTCGTCGGGCGGGGGGAGACGCGCGGCCGGGCGTTCCTCAACCTGTTCACCCGCGGCACCCTCGACCGCCTGATCGCGCGGGACGCGGCACTCCAGGAGCTCGACTTCGAGCCGCCTTCCGGCGACGACGCTCGGTCGATCCTCGACGTCTTCGGTGACGGCTCGCTCTTCGCGATCCACTCGCCGGGGCACACGCCGGGATCGACGGCCTTCCTCGCGCGCACGCCGGAAGGACCAAAGCTCCTCGTCGGCGATACCTGTCACACCGCCTGGGGCTGGGCGAACGGCGTCGAGCCCGGCTCGTTCACCGCCGACCACGCGGCGAACGCCAGGAGTCTGGCCTGGCTGCGCGATCTCGCGGCACGCCATCCCGGGATCGAGGTCCACCTCGGCCACCAGCGGCTCGTCCGCTGA
- a CDS encoding carbohydrate binding family 9 domain-containing protein — protein MAPASLRTGRARLEDRRARRFAVAALFAVALFAWPRVVFAEADAEEAAIEGTPSAETGDYVPPVVEECDRGQNPTAHAVFVDEAPVIDGRLDDAVWAKAPPITDLTQVEPIFCTPSSFESEIRIITDGDKLYLSIRAYDPDPEKIVANRMGRSDVFFYDDNFTVLLDTFHDRQNGFFFQVNPNGGRRDGTFARGVFEENWDGIWFADAVIDSKGWTAEMEIPFKTLPFRPGADDWGLQMFRRVRRYNEENRWADPSRQRFGINMSRAGTLTGMAVAEQGLGLDVVPTFSLGANVDQQGDTSAPGMRDYDAHAEARIEPSFDAFYRVTPGLLLSATANTDFAQTEIDDAQVNLNRFDLFFPEKREFFLRDTGIFQFADLEGSDGILPFFSRRIGLQSNPRAPRLARQALARGPRDVRLLGGGRLTGRVGRYNIGFIDIQQDRNFQSDPPNGAGTRSDLGGENLAVARVSANVLEESNVGVLLTHGDPESDRENLLAGADFNYRSSQLVPNRFVSGNLWIQQDFSGRQYGRRETAWGATLSYPNDRVNWRLRFRDVGKRFDPALGFVNRRDLRRYDAQYRYRWRNQESLIRTWDVTFDGDLTTDRNDKIETANLFLPFKVTSQVDDSIEILFYYAYDAPKNAFYIADHIGILRGRYHSMSGILRLETSQHRKVRFRYNTGLGQLFGGIGLRTAPLVEWRPSKYLLLSLEYDRRQFWGIESCYGLVDGDPASRNCVNATPSADVQKRQFTIQLARLRLQVNFTPDIIWSTLLQYDNATEAAQFQTRLRWIVEPGREFFVVVGQNVDAKPGDLRVRETQPTAKIRWTFRF, from the coding sequence GTGGCCCCGGCCTCGCTTCGGACAGGACGAGCCCGCCTCGAGGATCGGCGCGCGCGACGGTTCGCCGTCGCCGCGCTCTTCGCGGTGGCTCTGTTCGCGTGGCCGCGCGTCGTCTTCGCAGAAGCAGACGCAGAGGAGGCCGCCATCGAAGGCACGCCGTCCGCGGAGACGGGCGACTACGTCCCGCCCGTCGTCGAGGAATGCGACCGCGGGCAGAATCCGACGGCCCACGCGGTGTTCGTCGACGAGGCGCCGGTGATCGACGGGCGGCTCGACGATGCAGTGTGGGCGAAGGCGCCGCCCATCACCGACCTCACCCAGGTCGAGCCGATCTTCTGTACGCCGTCGAGCTTCGAGAGCGAGATCCGGATCATCACCGACGGCGACAAGCTCTATCTCTCGATCCGCGCCTACGACCCGGATCCCGAGAAGATCGTCGCGAATCGGATGGGGCGGAGCGACGTCTTCTTCTACGACGACAACTTCACGGTCCTGCTCGATACCTTTCACGACCGCCAGAACGGGTTCTTCTTCCAGGTGAACCCCAATGGCGGCCGCCGCGACGGAACCTTCGCACGCGGCGTCTTCGAGGAGAACTGGGACGGCATCTGGTTCGCCGACGCCGTGATCGATTCGAAGGGCTGGACCGCCGAGATGGAGATCCCCTTCAAGACCCTGCCGTTCCGGCCGGGCGCCGACGACTGGGGCCTCCAGATGTTCCGACGCGTTCGTCGGTACAACGAGGAGAATCGCTGGGCGGACCCGTCGCGCCAGCGCTTCGGGATCAACATGAGCCGGGCCGGCACGCTGACGGGCATGGCCGTCGCCGAGCAGGGGCTCGGCCTCGACGTCGTCCCGACTTTCTCCCTCGGTGCGAACGTCGACCAGCAGGGGGACACCAGCGCGCCCGGCATGCGCGACTACGACGCCCATGCGGAGGCGCGGATCGAACCGAGCTTCGATGCCTTCTACCGCGTGACCCCGGGGCTGCTCCTCTCGGCGACGGCGAATACCGACTTCGCGCAGACCGAGATCGACGACGCCCAGGTCAACCTGAATCGCTTCGATCTCTTCTTTCCCGAGAAGCGCGAATTCTTCCTGCGCGACACCGGGATCTTCCAGTTCGCCGACCTCGAGGGATCCGATGGGATCCTGCCCTTCTTCTCTCGTCGGATCGGCCTCCAGAGCAATCCGCGTGCGCCCCGGCTGGCCCGTCAGGCGCTCGCCCGCGGCCCCCGCGACGTCCGGCTCCTGGGCGGCGGCCGGCTGACCGGTCGGGTGGGCCGATACAACATCGGCTTCATCGACATCCAACAGGATCGCAACTTCCAGAGCGATCCGCCGAACGGAGCGGGTACGCGCTCGGACCTCGGTGGCGAGAACCTCGCGGTCGCCCGGGTCTCCGCGAACGTCCTCGAGGAGTCGAACGTGGGCGTCCTGCTCACGCACGGCGATCCCGAATCGGATCGCGAGAACCTGCTCGCCGGCGCCGACTTCAACTACCGGAGCAGCCAGCTGGTCCCGAATCGCTTCGTGTCGGGGAATCTCTGGATCCAGCAGGACTTCTCGGGACGACAATATGGGCGCCGCGAGACCGCCTGGGGCGCGACGCTCTCGTACCCGAACGACCGGGTGAACTGGAGGCTGCGCTTCCGGGACGTCGGCAAGCGATTCGATCCGGCGCTCGGCTTCGTGAACCGACGGGACCTCCGTCGCTACGACGCCCAGTACCGATATCGATGGCGCAATCAGGAGAGTCTCATCCGGACCTGGGACGTCACCTTCGACGGCGACCTCACGACCGACCGGAACGACAAGATCGAGACGGCCAATCTCTTCCTGCCCTTCAAGGTCACGAGCCAGGTCGACGACTCGATCGAGATCCTCTTCTACTACGCCTACGACGCGCCGAAGAACGCCTTCTACATCGCCGACCACATCGGCATCCTGCGCGGTCGCTACCACAGCATGTCCGGGATCCTGCGCCTCGAGACGAGTCAGCACCGCAAGGTCCGGTTCCGCTACAACACCGGCCTGGGCCAGCTCTTCGGAGGCATCGGGCTCCGGACCGCGCCCCTGGTCGAGTGGCGGCCGTCGAAGTACCTGCTCCTCTCCCTCGAGTACGACCGTCGGCAGTTCTGGGGGATCGAATCGTGCTACGGCCTGGTCGACGGGGATCCGGCCTCGCGGAACTGCGTGAATGCGACGCCGAGCGCGGACGTGCAGAAGCGTCAGTTCACGATCCAGCTGGCGCGACTCCGGCTCCAGGTGAACTTCACCCCGGACATCATCTGGTCCACCCTCCTGCAGTACGACAACGCGACCGAGGCGGCCCAGTTCCAGACGCGGCTGCGCTGGATCGTCGAGCCCGGGCGCGAGTTCTTCGTCGTCGTCGGGCAGAACGTCGACGCGAAGCCCGGCGACCTCCGGGTGCGCGAGACGCAGCCGACCGCGAAGATCCGCTGGACGTTCCGGTTCTAG
- a CDS encoding outer membrane beta-barrel protein, which yields MTRPRPSTNELFRLALTGLVMLSLGLAASTATAEDEESDDKTGSLYVEYLAGITHNPNGTIRGENGASIGLFGKVRPAPIGYFIGGGLGGYVTDDVRVEVQVGFRLSEIDRMKVQGESSNAKGSEMSLLSVMYNAYYDFDLEDYDLPVPVTPWLGLGIGWGMPRIDGENTAGANQLSIDDTDSTMVYNVMAGVNHALSEHAELVLGYRYIRSLEFDVTGTESGNPRRFEYEYEAHEGFGGLRFNF from the coding sequence GTGACCCGACCGCGCCCCTCGACGAACGAACTGTTCCGACTCGCCCTCACCGGCCTGGTGATGCTGAGCCTCGGACTGGCCGCCTCCACCGCGACGGCGGAAGACGAGGAGAGCGACGACAAGACCGGTTCGCTCTACGTCGAGTACCTCGCCGGCATCACGCACAACCCGAACGGCACGATCCGGGGCGAGAACGGCGCGAGCATCGGCCTCTTCGGCAAGGTCCGCCCGGCCCCGATCGGCTATTTCATCGGCGGCGGCCTCGGCGGCTACGTGACCGACGACGTCCGCGTCGAGGTCCAGGTGGGCTTCCGGCTGAGCGAGATCGACCGGATGAAGGTCCAGGGCGAGAGCTCGAACGCGAAGGGCTCCGAGATGTCGCTCCTGAGCGTCATGTACAACGCCTACTACGACTTCGATCTCGAGGACTACGACCTGCCGGTCCCGGTCACCCCCTGGCTCGGCCTCGGCATCGGCTGGGGCATGCCGCGCATCGACGGCGAGAACACCGCGGGCGCCAACCAGCTCTCGATCGACGATACGGACAGCACCATGGTCTACAACGTCATGGCCGGTGTGAATCACGCGCTCTCCGAACACGCCGAGCTGGTCCTCGGCTACCGCTACATCCGCTCCCTGGAGTTCGACGTGACCGGGACCGAGTCCGGGAACCCGCGGCGCTTCGAATACGAGTACGAGGCCCACGAGGGCTTCGGGGGCCTCCGCTTCAACTTCTAG
- a CDS encoding LysR family transcriptional regulator, with amino-acid sequence MDTQQMHWDDAQTFLAVVEAGSISGGAKRLGLGQPTVSRRIALLEERLGMALFQRTQQGARVTEAGARLLPAAEQMARWAGEFGRIARGAESAPEGLVRIASPPALAVDVVAPLAAELQAEHPAIRLEILSSVSHVDLVRGEADLAIRTRPPSEPELTTLASDTIRAGVFAAPDYVAALAERRAAAGRTGPTELAELDWITWARPFEHVPPRPMLARAIPDFVPAFTSDDYLVQRAAAVAGLGAMILDERGAASVGLEAIDVGFTPPTTSFGLVCAKSARNVPRIRLVADWIARQMAAFDDAAA; translated from the coding sequence ATGGATACTCAGCAGATGCACTGGGACGACGCCCAGACCTTCCTCGCGGTGGTCGAGGCGGGGAGCATCAGCGGCGGGGCCAAACGGCTCGGACTGGGACAGCCGACGGTCTCCCGCCGGATCGCGCTGCTCGAGGAGCGGCTCGGCATGGCGCTCTTCCAACGGACCCAGCAGGGCGCGCGGGTGACCGAGGCCGGGGCGCGGCTCCTGCCCGCGGCGGAGCAGATGGCGCGCTGGGCCGGCGAGTTCGGACGGATCGCCCGCGGCGCCGAGTCCGCGCCGGAGGGCCTCGTCCGGATCGCCTCCCCGCCCGCCCTCGCCGTCGACGTGGTCGCCCCGCTCGCTGCCGAGCTCCAGGCGGAGCACCCGGCGATCCGTCTGGAGATCCTCTCGAGCGTGAGCCACGTCGACCTCGTGCGCGGGGAGGCGGACCTCGCCATCCGGACGCGTCCGCCAAGCGAGCCCGAGCTGACGACCCTCGCCTCCGACACGATCCGGGCCGGCGTCTTCGCGGCCCCGGACTACGTCGCCGCCCTCGCCGAACGCCGGGCCGCCGCCGGCAGGACGGGACCGACCGAACTCGCAGAGCTCGACTGGATCACCTGGGCGCGCCCCTTCGAGCACGTGCCGCCGCGACCGATGCTCGCTCGGGCGATTCCCGACTTCGTGCCCGCGTTCACGAGCGACGACTACCTGGTCCAGCGCGCCGCCGCCGTCGCGGGGCTCGGCGCGATGATCCTCGACGAACGGGGGGCGGCGAGCGTCGGACTCGAAGCGATCGACGTCGGTTTCACGCCGCCGACCACCTCGTTCGGTCTGGTGTGCGCGAAGAGCGCGCGAAACGTGCCGCGCATCCGTCTGGTCGCCGACTGGATCGCGCGCCAGATGGCCGCCTTCGACGACGCCGCGGCGTGA
- a CDS encoding SDR family oxidoreductase produces MSDTNEFTPRLGSPSTGVILTGGASGLGRASAEALAAVGRPVSLWDLDGAKAAAVADEIASSHGVVAHGCAVDVRDPAALDAGVEAARAALPTIGGLVHAAGIVDAASLDGLTPESFDEGIHVHLRPLALLAKALLPDLASNAGSSIVTFASINATLGNAANPIYSAGKGGALAMMRSLADRLARDGIRINAISPGQIRTPMMNPTLEALGEERFTERILMERVGEPAEVGRVVRFLLSDEASYVTASEFVVDGGNISSQRT; encoded by the coding sequence ATGAGCGACACGAACGAATTCACCCCGCGCCTCGGCAGCCCCTCGACCGGCGTGATCCTGACGGGCGGTGCCTCCGGCCTGGGTCGCGCCTCCGCGGAGGCCCTCGCCGCCGTCGGTCGGCCGGTCTCGCTCTGGGACCTCGACGGCGCGAAGGCTGCGGCGGTCGCCGACGAGATCGCGTCGAGCCACGGCGTCGTCGCCCACGGCTGTGCCGTCGACGTGCGCGACCCGGCGGCCCTCGACGCGGGGGTCGAGGCGGCGCGCGCGGCGCTCCCCACGATCGGTGGCCTGGTCCACGCCGCCGGAATCGTGGACGCCGCTTCCCTCGACGGCCTCACGCCGGAGAGTTTCGACGAGGGCATCCACGTCCACCTCCGCCCCCTCGCCCTCCTCGCGAAGGCCCTCCTTCCGGATCTCGCGTCGAATGCGGGCTCGTCGATCGTGACCTTCGCGTCGATCAACGCGACGCTCGGGAACGCCGCCAACCCGATCTACTCCGCCGGCAAGGGGGGCGCGCTCGCGATGATGCGCTCCCTCGCCGACCGGCTCGCACGCGACGGCATCCGGATCAACGCGATCTCGCCGGGACAGATCCGGACGCCGATGATGAATCCGACCCTCGAAGCCCTCGGCGAGGAGCGATTCACCGAACGGATCCTGATGGAGCGCGTCGGCGAGCCCGCGGAAGTCGGGCGGGTCGTGCGCTTCCTGCTCTCGGACGAAGCGAGCTACGTGACCGCGTCCGAGTTCGTCGTCGACGGCGGGAACATCTCCTCCCAGCGGACCTGA
- a CDS encoding amidohydrolase family protein produces the protein MAHDLLIRNGTVVDGTGQPGRRADVAVSDGRITAIGDLAGEAAQETLDAEGHVVTPGFIDGHTHMDAQVYWDPLGTCSSYHGITSVVMGNCGFTLAPSRSDARELVVRNLERAEDISPAAMAEGISWGFETYAEYLDTIDALPKGINYSGYVGHSALRTYVMGERAFEEEATDDDVAAMQRELAAGMAAGAMGFTTSRTLNHQTSDDRPVASRLASWDEVRALVGVAGGAGGIFEITNEDAAVEDPSAQPEYFGRMESLAKESGATVMFGVGSSRHAPESWRPWMGLVDRVSDGGGRMFAQVHSRQFNIVLNFEGQLPFDGLPQWKALRARSREEQIAALRDPETRAKLVHEAHHGEYGQAVGAEARKPDYDWVLVMGDPLGPHERVSDLAKARGVDPVELMIDLALESDLKQNFLQPFANELEDQVLALMKHPRSLVTFSDAGAHVSQISDCSIATHLLGYWVRQRQAVGLEEAVSMLTAQPAAAFGFSDRGRIVEGNVADLAIFDPETVAPAVPHIEHDLPGGARRLVQEATGFLATIVGGEVLLREGRHTGALPGRILRRGAGAR, from the coding sequence ATGGCCCACGACCTCCTGATTCGAAACGGCACCGTCGTCGACGGCACCGGCCAGCCCGGTCGACGCGCGGACGTCGCGGTCTCCGACGGACGCATCACCGCGATCGGTGATCTCGCCGGAGAGGCCGCGCAGGAAACCCTCGACGCCGAAGGGCACGTCGTCACCCCGGGCTTCATCGACGGCCACACCCACATGGACGCCCAGGTCTACTGGGATCCGCTCGGGACCTGCTCCTCGTACCACGGCATCACGAGCGTCGTGATGGGCAACTGCGGCTTCACCCTCGCGCCTTCTCGTTCCGACGCGCGGGAGCTGGTCGTGCGGAACCTGGAGCGCGCGGAGGACATCTCGCCGGCGGCGATGGCCGAAGGGATCAGCTGGGGCTTCGAGACCTATGCGGAGTACCTCGACACGATCGACGCCCTGCCCAAGGGCATCAACTACTCGGGCTACGTCGGCCACTCGGCGCTGCGCACCTACGTGATGGGCGAGCGCGCCTTCGAGGAAGAAGCGACCGACGACGACGTCGCGGCGATGCAGCGGGAGCTCGCCGCCGGGATGGCCGCCGGGGCGATGGGCTTCACGACGTCGCGCACGCTCAATCACCAGACCTCCGACGATCGACCGGTCGCGAGCCGTCTCGCGAGCTGGGACGAGGTCCGCGCGCTGGTCGGGGTCGCCGGCGGCGCCGGCGGCATCTTCGAGATCACGAACGAGGATGCGGCGGTCGAGGACCCGAGCGCGCAGCCCGAGTACTTCGGCCGGATGGAGTCCCTCGCCAAGGAGAGCGGGGCGACCGTGATGTTCGGGGTCGGCAGCAGTCGGCACGCGCCGGAGAGCTGGCGGCCGTGGATGGGCCTCGTCGATCGCGTCTCCGACGGCGGCGGACGCATGTTCGCCCAGGTCCACTCGCGGCAGTTCAACATCGTCCTCAACTTCGAGGGGCAGCTGCCCTTCGACGGACTCCCGCAATGGAAGGCGCTCCGCGCGCGCTCTCGCGAGGAGCAGATCGCCGCGCTCCGGGACCCCGAGACCCGCGCGAAGCTCGTCCACGAGGCGCATCACGGGGAGTACGGACAGGCCGTCGGGGCCGAGGCCCGCAAGCCGGACTACGACTGGGTCCTCGTGATGGGCGATCCGCTCGGGCCCCACGAACGCGTGAGCGATCTCGCGAAGGCGCGGGGCGTGGACCCGGTCGAGTTGATGATCGACCTCGCCCTCGAGAGCGATCTCAAGCAGAACTTCCTGCAGCCCTTCGCGAACGAGCTCGAGGATCAGGTGCTCGCGCTCATGAAGCACCCCCGTTCGCTGGTCACGTTCTCGGACGCCGGCGCCCACGTCTCCCAGATCTCGGACTGCTCGATCGCGACGCATCTGCTCGGCTACTGGGTGCGGCAGCGGCAGGCGGTCGGTCTCGAGGAAGCGGTCTCGATGTTGACCGCGCAGCCGGCGGCGGCGTTCGGGTTCTCGGATCGAGGCCGGATCGTGGAAGGGAACGTCGCGGATCTCGCGATCTTCGATCCGGAGACCGTCGCGCCGGCGGTCCCACACATCGAGCACGACCTGCCCGGCGGCGCCCGGCGCCTCGTCCAGGAAGCGACGGGCTTCCTCGCGACGATCGTCGGCGGCGAGGTGCTGCTCCGCGAGGGACGACACACCGGCGCGCTGCCCGGTCGGATCCTGCGACGCGGCGCGGGAGCGCGTTAG
- a CDS encoding TauD/TfdA family dioxygenase, translated as MNFDAKPLAGGIGAEVTGLDLDREIDTATAKALNEVWLEYAIVLFRGMGTSNERHLRLSRAFGELEVHPVESIRLDGVPEIIRLAQKADDTDQMTYRFAGEDIVGRIPYHTDLIYTTTPNRGAILRMVEKPAVGGETGWIDTAAAYDALDEATKARIDGLEGRFDFVWNLEEMRFGRPPGVALVDKGSVPYPEFPDVAHPLVWVHPISGRKSLSLSTVHLIDVVGLSREDGDPILEQLVDHVLDDRFAYVHDWEEGDMVLWDNWRTMHTARGVPPGHDRVVHRTTMKGEHQTGRLL; from the coding sequence ATGAACTTCGATGCGAAGCCGCTGGCCGGCGGAATCGGTGCGGAGGTGACGGGCCTCGATCTCGACCGCGAGATCGACACCGCCACGGCGAAGGCCCTGAACGAGGTCTGGCTCGAGTACGCGATCGTGCTCTTCCGCGGGATGGGCACGTCGAACGAACGTCACCTGCGTCTCTCCCGTGCCTTCGGCGAGCTCGAGGTCCACCCGGTCGAGAGCATCCGGCTCGACGGAGTGCCCGAGATCATCCGTCTCGCCCAGAAGGCCGACGACACGGACCAGATGACCTATCGCTTCGCCGGCGAGGACATCGTCGGGCGGATCCCCTACCACACGGACCTGATCTATACGACGACGCCGAACCGCGGAGCGATCCTGCGCATGGTCGAGAAGCCCGCGGTCGGCGGCGAGACCGGCTGGATCGACACCGCCGCGGCCTACGACGCGCTCGACGAGGCGACGAAGGCGCGGATCGACGGACTCGAGGGACGCTTCGACTTCGTCTGGAACCTCGAGGAGATGCGCTTCGGAAGGCCCCCGGGCGTCGCTCTCGTCGACAAGGGCAGCGTCCCTTATCCCGAGTTCCCCGACGTCGCCCATCCCCTGGTCTGGGTCCACCCGATCAGTGGCCGGAAGTCGCTCTCGCTCTCGACGGTGCACCTGATCGACGTCGTGGGGCTTTCCCGCGAAGACGGCGATCCGATTCTCGAGCAGCTGGTCGACCACGTGCTCGACGATCGCTTCGCCTACGTCCACGACTGGGAGGAGGGTGACATGGTGCTCTGGGACAACTGGCGCACGATGCACACGGCGCGTGGCGTCCCGCCCGGCCACGATCGGGTCGTCCACCGGACGACCATGAAGGGCGAGCACCAGACGGGTCGTCTGCTCTAG
- a CDS encoding nuclear transport factor 2 family protein, translating into MGQQEEDNKRLAREMIDALTRADVEWVKKNYADDFKIWVTGSLPFSGDGDKEGALAGMPAVLDLFPEGLTFTIDRMIAEGDSVAIEAHSNGTTFRGDTYAQEYHFVMRARDGQITEWKEYMDTEHARKVLVGE; encoded by the coding sequence ATGGGTCAGCAGGAAGAGGACAACAAGCGGCTCGCCCGCGAAATGATCGACGCGCTCACCCGCGCCGACGTCGAGTGGGTCAAGAAGAACTACGCCGACGACTTCAAGATCTGGGTGACGGGCTCGCTGCCCTTCAGCGGCGACGGGGACAAGGAGGGCGCGCTCGCCGGCATGCCCGCCGTGCTCGACCTCTTTCCGGAGGGGCTGACCTTCACGATCGACCGGATGATCGCGGAGGGGGACTCCGTCGCGATCGAGGCGCACAGCAACGGCACGACCTTCCGCGGCGACACGTACGCCCAGGAGTACCACTTCGTGATGCGCGCCCGGGACGGGCAGATCACCGAGTGGAAGGAGTACATGGACACGGAGCACGCTCGGAAGGTGCTCGTCGGCGAGTAG